One part of the Oenanthe melanoleuca isolate GR-GAL-2019-014 chromosome 26, OMel1.0, whole genome shotgun sequence genome encodes these proteins:
- the LOC130263724 gene encoding uncharacterized protein LOC130263724 isoform X4, with product MRALGHCPLCCPCGAGGLCAPHPAPGCPGGDRDARIWDWRWGTALERSLWDVRVWGSAEGGEEEGGAGVGAGQGAGRDLRGLWVTREELQVTREAPGDQRGAPGDQRGVQVTRKGLQVTRVGLQVTRKGLQVTREAPGDQRRVQVTREGLQVTREGLQVTREAPGDQKGAPGDQRGSRCYPGDQKGAPGDQRGVQVTRGGLQVTRGAPGDQRGVQVTRGAAGVIQVTRGAPGDQRGSRCYPGDQRGSRCYPGDQRGCRCSPGEEKAPVALSCSSGDAHRRPWHPLCAATSAWNEDCPQQGTWAVGQPRICALQRGWGCSRAANPREIGILVALGCPGHCPARDVSPGCE from the exons ATGAGAGCCCTTGGCCATtgtcccctctgctgtccctgtggggctgggggtctCTGTGCCCCCCATCCTGCAcctgggtgtcctggggggGACAGAGATGCCAGAATTTGGGATTGGAGGTGGGGGACAGCCCTGGAGAGGAGCCTGTGGGATGTGAGGGTGTGGGGAAGTGCAGAaggtggggaggaagagggaggagcaggagttggagcagggcagggagcagggagggaccTGAGGGGACTCTGGGTGACCAGAGAGGAGCTCCAGGTGACCAGAGAGGCTCCAG GTGACCAGAGGGGGGCTCCAGGTGACCAGAGAGGAGTCCAGGTGACCAGAAAGGGGCTCCAGGTGACCAGAGTGGGGCTCCAGGTGACCAGAAAGGGGCTCCAGGTGACCAGAGAGGCTCCAGGTGACCAGAGAAGAGTCCAGGTGACCAGAGAGGGGCTCCAG GTGACCAGGGAAGGGCTCCAGGTGACCAGAGAGGCTCCAGGTGACCAGAAAGGGGCTCCAGGTGACCAGAGGGGCTCCAGGTGTTATCCAGGTGACCAGAAAGGGGCTCCAGGTGACCAGAGAGGAGTCCAGGTGACCAGAGGGGGGCTCCAGGTGACCAGAGGAGCTCCAGGTGACCAGAGAGGAGTCCAGGTGaccagaggggctgcag GTGTTATCCAGGTGACCAGAGGGGCTCCAGGTGACCAGAGGGGCTCCAGATGTTATCCAGGTGACCAGAGGGGCTCCAGGTGTTATCCAGGTGaccagaggggctgcaggtgctcacctggagaagagaaggctccagtggctctgagctgcagctctggggatgctcACAGGAGGCCTTGGCACCCTTTGTGTGCTGCCACCAGTGCCTGGAACGAggactgtccccagcagggGACCTGGGCTGTGGGACAGCCACGGATCTGTGCcctccagaggggctggggctgctccagggcagcaaATCCACGGGAAATTGGGATTCTTGTGGCTTTAGGGTGTCCTGGCCACTGCCCAGCACGAGATGTCTCCCCTGGCTGTGAGTAA
- the LOC130263724 gene encoding uncharacterized protein LOC130263724 isoform X5, with protein MRALGHCPLCCPCGAGGLCAPHPAPGCPGGDRDARIWDWRWGTALERSLWDVRVWGSAEGGEEEGGAGVGAGQGAGRDLRGLWVTREELQVTREAPGDQRGAPGDQRGVQVTRKGLQVTRVGLQVTRKGLQVTREAPGDQRRVQVTREGLQVTREGLQVTREAPGDQKGAPGDQRGSRCYPGDQRGSRCYPGDQRGSRCYPGDQRGSRCYPGDQRGSRCYPGDQRGCRCSPGEEKAPVALSCSSGDAHRRPWHPLCAATSAWNEDCPQQGTWAVGQPRICALQRGWGCSRAANPREIGILVALGCPGHCPARDVSPGCE; from the exons ATGAGAGCCCTTGGCCATtgtcccctctgctgtccctgtggggctgggggtctCTGTGCCCCCCATCCTGCAcctgggtgtcctggggggGACAGAGATGCCAGAATTTGGGATTGGAGGTGGGGGACAGCCCTGGAGAGGAGCCTGTGGGATGTGAGGGTGTGGGGAAGTGCAGAaggtggggaggaagagggaggagcaggagttggagcagggcagggagcagggagggaccTGAGGGGACTCTGGGTGACCAGAGAGGAGCTCCAGGTGACCAGAGAGGCTCCAG GTGACCAGAGGGGGGCTCCAGGTGACCAGAGAGGAGTCCAGGTGACCAGAAAGGGGCTCCAGGTGACCAGAGTGGGGCTCCAGGTGACCAGAAAGGGGCTCCAGGTGACCAGAGAGGCTCCAGGTGACCAGAGAAGAGTCCAGGTGACCAGAGAGGGGCTCCAG GTGACCAGGGAAGGGCTCCAGGTGACCAGAGAGGCTCCAGGTGACCAGAAAGGGGCTCCAGGTGACCAGAGGGGCTCCAGGTGTTATCCAG GTGACCAGAGGGGCTCCAGGTGTTATCCAGGTGACCAGAGAGGCTCCAG GTGTTATCCAGGTGACCAGAGGGGCTCCAGGTGTTATCCAG GTGACCAGAGGGGCTCCAGGTGTTATCCAGGTGaccagaggggctgcaggtgctcacctggagaagagaaggctccagtggctctgagctgcagctctggggatgctcACAGGAGGCCTTGGCACCCTTTGTGTGCTGCCACCAGTGCCTGGAACGAggactgtccccagcagggGACCTGGGCTGTGGGACAGCCACGGATCTGTGCcctccagaggggctggggctgctccagggcagcaaATCCACGGGAAATTGGGATTCTTGTGGCTTTAGGGTGTCCTGGCCACTGCCCAGCACGAGATGTCTCCCCTGGCTGTGAGTAA
- the LOC130263724 gene encoding uncharacterized protein LOC130263724 isoform X2, with product MRALGHCPLCCPCGAGGLCAPHPAPGCPGGDRDARIWDWRWGTALERSLWDVRVWGSAEGGEEEGGAGVGAGQGAGRDLRGLWVTREELQVTREAPGDQRGAPGDQRGVQVTRKGLQVTRVGLQVTRKGLQVTREAPGDQRRVQVTREGLQVTREGLQVTREAPGDQKGAPGDQRGSRCYPGDQKGAPGDQRGVQVTRGGLQVTRGAPGDQRGLQVTRGAPGVIQVTRGAPGVIQVTRGAPGDQRGSRCYPGDQRGSRCYPGDQRGCRCSPGEEKAPVALSCSSGDAHRRPWHPLCAATSAWNEDCPQQGTWAVGQPRICALQRGWGCSRAANPREIGILVALGCPGHCPARDVSPGCE from the exons ATGAGAGCCCTTGGCCATtgtcccctctgctgtccctgtggggctgggggtctCTGTGCCCCCCATCCTGCAcctgggtgtcctggggggGACAGAGATGCCAGAATTTGGGATTGGAGGTGGGGGACAGCCCTGGAGAGGAGCCTGTGGGATGTGAGGGTGTGGGGAAGTGCAGAaggtggggaggaagagggaggagcaggagttggagcagggcagggagcagggagggaccTGAGGGGACTCTGGGTGACCAGAGAGGAGCTCCAGGTGACCAGAGAGGCTCCAG GTGACCAGAGGGGGGCTCCAGGTGACCAGAGAGGAGTCCAGGTGACCAGAAAGGGGCTCCAGGTGACCAGAGTGGGGCTCCAGGTGACCAGAAAGGGGCTCCAGGTGACCAGAGAGGCTCCAGGTGACCAGAGAAGAGTCCAGGTGACCAGAGAGGGGCTCCAG GTGACCAGGGAAGGGCTCCAGGTGACCAGAGAGGCTCCAGGTGACCAGAAAGGGGCTCCAGGTGACCAGAGGGGCTCCAGGTGTTATCCAGGTGACCAGAAAGGGGCTCCAGGTGACCAGAGAGGAGTCCAGGTGACCAGAGGGGGGCTCCAGGTGACCAGAGGAGCTCCAGGTGACCAGAGAGGA CTCCAGGTGACCAGAGGGGCTCCAG GTGTTATCCAGGTGACCAGAGGGGCTCCAGGTGTTATCCAGGTGACCAGAGGGGCTCCAGGTGACCAGAGGGGCTCCAGATGTTATCCAGGTGACCAGAGGGGCTCCAGGTGTTATCCAGGTGaccagaggggctgcaggtgctcacctggagaagagaaggctccagtggctctgagctgcagctctggggatgctcACAGGAGGCCTTGGCACCCTTTGTGTGCTGCCACCAGTGCCTGGAACGAggactgtccccagcagggGACCTGGGCTGTGGGACAGCCACGGATCTGTGCcctccagaggggctggggctgctccagggcagcaaATCCACGGGAAATTGGGATTCTTGTGGCTTTAGGGTGTCCTGGCCACTGCCCAGCACGAGATGTCTCCCCTGGCTGTGAGTAA
- the LOC130263724 gene encoding uncharacterized protein LOC130263724 isoform X3, protein MRALGHCPLCCPCGAGGLCAPHPAPGCPGGDRDARIWDWRWGTALERSLWDVRVWGSAEGGEEEGGAGVGAGQGAGRDLRGLWVTREELQVTREAPGDQRGAPGDQRGVQVTRKGLQVTRVGLQVTRKGLQVTREAPGDQRRVQVTREGLQVTREGLQVTREAPGDQKGAPGDQRGSRCYPGDQKGAPGDQRGVQVTRGGLQVTRGAPGDQRGLQVTRGAPGVIQVTREESRCYPGDQRGSRCYPGDQRGSRCYPGDQRGCRCSPGEEKAPVALSCSSGDAHRRPWHPLCAATSAWNEDCPQQGTWAVGQPRICALQRGWGCSRAANPREIGILVALGCPGHCPARDVSPGCE, encoded by the exons ATGAGAGCCCTTGGCCATtgtcccctctgctgtccctgtggggctgggggtctCTGTGCCCCCCATCCTGCAcctgggtgtcctggggggGACAGAGATGCCAGAATTTGGGATTGGAGGTGGGGGACAGCCCTGGAGAGGAGCCTGTGGGATGTGAGGGTGTGGGGAAGTGCAGAaggtggggaggaagagggaggagcaggagttggagcagggcagggagcagggagggaccTGAGGGGACTCTGGGTGACCAGAGAGGAGCTCCAGGTGACCAGAGAGGCTCCAG GTGACCAGAGGGGGGCTCCAGGTGACCAGAGAGGAGTCCAGGTGACCAGAAAGGGGCTCCAGGTGACCAGAGTGGGGCTCCAGGTGACCAGAAAGGGGCTCCAGGTGACCAGAGAGGCTCCAGGTGACCAGAGAAGAGTCCAGGTGACCAGAGAGGGGCTCCAG GTGACCAGGGAAGGGCTCCAGGTGACCAGAGAGGCTCCAGGTGACCAGAAAGGGGCTCCAGGTGACCAGAGGGGCTCCAGGTGTTATCCAGGTGACCAGAAAGGGGCTCCAGGTGACCAGAGAGGAGTCCAGGTGACCAGAGGGGGGCTCCAGGTGACCAGAGGAGCTCCAGGTGACCAGAGAGGA CTCCAGGTGACCAGAGGGGCTCCAGGTGTTATCCAG GTGACCAGAGAAGAGTCCAGGTGTTATCCAGGTGACCAGAGGGGCTCCAGGTGTTATCCAG GTGACCAGAGGGGCTCCAGGTGTTATCCAGGTGaccagaggggctgcaggtgctcacctggagaagagaaggctccagtggctctgagctgcagctctggggatgctcACAGGAGGCCTTGGCACCCTTTGTGTGCTGCCACCAGTGCCTGGAACGAggactgtccccagcagggGACCTGGGCTGTGGGACAGCCACGGATCTGTGCcctccagaggggctggggctgctccagggcagcaaATCCACGGGAAATTGGGATTCTTGTGGCTTTAGGGTGTCCTGGCCACTGCCCAGCACGAGATGTCTCCCCTGGCTGTGAGTAA
- the LOC130263724 gene encoding uncharacterized protein LOC130263724 isoform X6, translating to MRALGHCPLCCPCGAGGLCAPHPAPGCPGGDRDARIWDWRWGTALERSLWDVRVWGSAEGGEEEGGAGVGAGQGAGRDLRGLWVTREELQVTREAPGDQRGAPGDQRGVQVTRKGLQVTRVGLQVTRKGLQVTREAPGDQRRVQVTREGLQVTREGLQVTREAPGDQKGAPGDQRGSRCYPGDQRGSRCYPGDQRGSRCYPGDQRGSRCYPGDQRGCRCSPGEEKAPVALSCSSGDAHRRPWHPLCAATSAWNEDCPQQGTWAVGQPRICALQRGWGCSRAANPREIGILVALGCPGHCPARDVSPGCE from the exons ATGAGAGCCCTTGGCCATtgtcccctctgctgtccctgtggggctgggggtctCTGTGCCCCCCATCCTGCAcctgggtgtcctggggggGACAGAGATGCCAGAATTTGGGATTGGAGGTGGGGGACAGCCCTGGAGAGGAGCCTGTGGGATGTGAGGGTGTGGGGAAGTGCAGAaggtggggaggaagagggaggagcaggagttggagcagggcagggagcagggagggaccTGAGGGGACTCTGGGTGACCAGAGAGGAGCTCCAGGTGACCAGAGAGGCTCCAG GTGACCAGAGGGGGGCTCCAGGTGACCAGAGAGGAGTCCAGGTGACCAGAAAGGGGCTCCAGGTGACCAGAGTGGGGCTCCAGGTGACCAGAAAGGGGCTCCAGGTGACCAGAGAGGCTCCAGGTGACCAGAGAAGAGTCCAGGTGACCAGAGAGGGGCTCCAG GTGACCAGGGAAGGGCTCCAGGTGACCAGAGAGGCTCCAGGTGACCAGAAAGGGGCTCCAGGTGACCAGAGGGGCTCCAGGTGTTATCCAG GTGACCAGAGGGGCTCCAG GTGTTATCCAGGTGACCAGAGGGGCTCCAGGTGTTATCCAG GTGACCAGAGGGGCTCCAGGTGTTATCCAGGTGaccagaggggctgcaggtgctcacctggagaagagaaggctccagtggctctgagctgcagctctggggatgctcACAGGAGGCCTTGGCACCCTTTGTGTGCTGCCACCAGTGCCTGGAACGAggactgtccccagcagggGACCTGGGCTGTGGGACAGCCACGGATCTGTGCcctccagaggggctggggctgctccagggcagcaaATCCACGGGAAATTGGGATTCTTGTGGCTTTAGGGTGTCCTGGCCACTGCCCAGCACGAGATGTCTCCCCTGGCTGTGAGTAA
- the TFEB gene encoding transcription factor EB: MASRIGLRMELMKQQAQQEAERERVQQQMMMSYMQQQRMPVASSPAINTPVHFQSPPPVPGEVLKVQSYLENPTTYHLQKSRDKKVQAYLSETYGNKFAAHVSPASHSPKPPPAASPGVRPGHVLSSSAGNSAPNSPMAMLNIGSNPEREFDEVIDDIMRLDDVLGYMNPEVHMPNTLPMSSSHMNVYSGDPQVTASLVGVTSSSCPAELTQKRELTDAESRALAKERQKKDNHNLIERRRRFNINDRIKELGMLIPKANDLDVRWNKGTILKASVDYIKRMQKDLQRSRDLENHSRRLEMTNKQLLLRIQELEMQARVHGLPTSSPSGVNVAELAQQVVKQEASGDEGSLEPLLPPQDPESQAQPALPAPPQSPFHQLDFSHSLSFDDGSQGFPDSLEPGHSSSFPSLSKKELDLMLMQDTMLPLASDPLFSAMSPEASKASSRRSSFSMEDTDML, translated from the exons ATGGCGTCCCGCATCGGGCTGCGGATGGAGCTGATGAAGCAGCAGGCGCAGCAGGaagcggagcgggagcgggtGCAGCAGCAGATGATGATGAGCTACATGCAGCAGCAGCGCATGCCCGTGGCCTCCAGCCCCGCCATCAACACCCCCGTCCACTTCCAGTCCCCGCCGCCCGTGCCCGGAGAGGTGCTCAAG gtgCAGTCCTACCTGGAGAACCCCACCACCTACCACCTGCAGAAGTCTCGGGACAAGAAGGTGCAGGCGTACCTGTCGGAAACCTACGGGAACAAGTTCGCTGCCCACGTCAGCCCCGCCAGCCACTCCCCGAAGCCGCCCCCGGCCGCGTCCCCCGGCGTCCGGCCCGGCCACGTCCTGTCCTCCTCGGCGGGCAACAGCGCCCCCAACAGCCCCATGGCCATGCTCAACATCGGCTCCAACCCCGAGCGCGAG ttcGATGAGGTCATCGATGACATCATGCGGCTGGATGATGTTTTGGGCTACATGAACCCCGAAGTGCACATGCCCAACACG ctgcccatgTCCAGCAGCCACATGAATGTCTACAGTGGGGACCCGCAGGTGACGGCGTCGCTCGTCGGtgtcaccagcagctcctgccccgcCGAGCTCACCCAGAAGAGAGAGCTCACAG ACGCCGAGAGCCGTGCCCTGGCCAAGGAGCGCCAGAAGAAAGACAATCACAACCTGA TCGAGAGGCGGCGAAGGTTCAACATCAACGACCGCAtcaaggagctgggaatgctgatcCCCAAAGCCAACGACCT GGACGTGCGCTGGAACAAGGGGACGATCCTGAAGGCGTCGGTGGATTACATCAAGCGGATGCAGAAGGACCTGCAGAGGTCCCGGGACCTGGAGAACCACTCGAGGCGCCTGGAGATGACCaacaagcagctgctgctccgCATCCAG gagctggagatgcaGGCACGCGTCCATGGGCTGCCCACCTCCTCTCCCTCGGGCGTCAACGTGGCCGAGCTGGCCCAGCAGGTGGTCAAGCAGGAGGCCAGTGGGGATGAGGGGAGCCTGGAGCCGCTGCTGCCCCCCCAGGACCCCGAGTCTCAGGCTcagccggcgctgcccgcgcccccCCAGTCTCCCTTCCACCAGCTGGACTTCAGCCACAGCCTCAGCTTCGACGACGGCTCCCAGGGCTTCCCCGACAGCCTGGAGCCCGggcacagctcctccttcccctccctgtccaagaaggagctggacttgatgcTGATGCAGGACACCATGCTGCCCCTGGCCTCTGACCCCTTGTTCTCAGCCATGTCCCCCGAGGCCTCCAAGGCCAGCAGTCGCCGCAGCAGCTTCAGCATGGAGGACACGGACATGCTGTGA
- the LOC130263724 gene encoding uncharacterized protein LOC130263724 isoform X1 — MRALGHCPLCCPCGAGGLCAPHPAPGCPGGDRDARIWDWRWGTALERSLWDVRVWGSAEGGEEEGGAGVGAGQGAGRDLRGLWVTREELQVTREAPGDQRGAPGDQRGVQVTRKGLQVTRVGLQVTRKGLQVTREAPGDQRRVQVTREGLQVTREGLQVTREAPGDQKGAPGDQRGSRCYPGDQKGAPGDQRGVQVTRGGLQVTRGAPGDQRGVQVTRGAAGVIQVTRGAPGVIQVTRGAPGDQRGSRCYPGDQRGSRCYPGDQRGCRCSPGEEKAPVALSCSSGDAHRRPWHPLCAATSAWNEDCPQQGTWAVGQPRICALQRGWGCSRAANPREIGILVALGCPGHCPARDVSPGCE, encoded by the exons ATGAGAGCCCTTGGCCATtgtcccctctgctgtccctgtggggctgggggtctCTGTGCCCCCCATCCTGCAcctgggtgtcctggggggGACAGAGATGCCAGAATTTGGGATTGGAGGTGGGGGACAGCCCTGGAGAGGAGCCTGTGGGATGTGAGGGTGTGGGGAAGTGCAGAaggtggggaggaagagggaggagcaggagttggagcagggcagggagcagggagggaccTGAGGGGACTCTGGGTGACCAGAGAGGAGCTCCAGGTGACCAGAGAGGCTCCAG GTGACCAGAGGGGGGCTCCAGGTGACCAGAGAGGAGTCCAGGTGACCAGAAAGGGGCTCCAGGTGACCAGAGTGGGGCTCCAGGTGACCAGAAAGGGGCTCCAGGTGACCAGAGAGGCTCCAGGTGACCAGAGAAGAGTCCAGGTGACCAGAGAGGGGCTCCAG GTGACCAGGGAAGGGCTCCAGGTGACCAGAGAGGCTCCAGGTGACCAGAAAGGGGCTCCAGGTGACCAGAGGGGCTCCAGGTGTTATCCAGGTGACCAGAAAGGGGCTCCAGGTGACCAGAGAGGAGTCCAGGTGACCAGAGGGGGGCTCCAGGTGACCAGAGGAGCTCCAGGTGACCAGAGAGGAGTCCAGGTGaccagaggggctgcag GTGTTATCCAGGTGACCAGAGGGGCTCCAGGTGTTATCCAGGTGACCAGAGGGGCTCCAGGTGACCAGAGGGGCTCCAGATGTTATCCAGGTGACCAGAGGGGCTCCAGGTGTTATCCAGGTGaccagaggggctgcaggtgctcacctggagaagagaaggctccagtggctctgagctgcagctctggggatgctcACAGGAGGCCTTGGCACCCTTTGTGTGCTGCCACCAGTGCCTGGAACGAggactgtccccagcagggGACCTGGGCTGTGGGACAGCCACGGATCTGTGCcctccagaggggctggggctgctccagggcagcaaATCCACGGGAAATTGGGATTCTTGTGGCTTTAGGGTGTCCTGGCCACTGCCCAGCACGAGATGTCTCCCCTGGCTGTGAGTAA
- the LOC130263724 gene encoding uncharacterized protein LOC130263724 isoform X7 — protein MRALGHCPLCCPCGAGGLCAPHPAPGCPGGDRDARIWDWRWGTALERSLWDVRVWGSAEGGEEEGGAGVGAGQGAGRDLRGLWVTREELQVTREAPGDQRGAPGDQRGVQVTRKGLQVTRVGLQVTRKGLQVTREAPGDQRRVQVTREGLQVTRGAPGVIQVTRGAAGVIQVTRGAPGVIQVTRGAPGDQRGSRCYPGDQRGSRCYPGDQRGCRCSPGEEKAPVALSCSSGDAHRRPWHPLCAATSAWNEDCPQQGTWAVGQPRICALQRGWGCSRAANPREIGILVALGCPGHCPARDVSPGCE, from the exons ATGAGAGCCCTTGGCCATtgtcccctctgctgtccctgtggggctgggggtctCTGTGCCCCCCATCCTGCAcctgggtgtcctggggggGACAGAGATGCCAGAATTTGGGATTGGAGGTGGGGGACAGCCCTGGAGAGGAGCCTGTGGGATGTGAGGGTGTGGGGAAGTGCAGAaggtggggaggaagagggaggagcaggagttggagcagggcagggagcagggagggaccTGAGGGGACTCTGGGTGACCAGAGAGGAGCTCCAGGTGACCAGAGAGGCTCCAG GTGACCAGAGGGGGGCTCCAGGTGACCAGAGAGGAGTCCAGGTGACCAGAAAGGGGCTCCAGGTGACCAGAGTGGGGCTCCAGGTGACCAGAAAGGGGCTCCAGGTGACCAGAGAGGCTCCAGGTGACCAGAGAAGAGTCCAGGTGACCAGAGAGGGGCTCCAG GTGACCAGAGGGGCTCCAGGTGTTATCCAG GTGaccagaggggctgcag GTGTTATCCAGGTGACCAGAGGGGCTCCAGGTGTTATCCAGGTGACCAGAGGGGCTCCAGGTGACCAGAGGGGCTCCAGATGTTATCCAGGTGACCAGAGGGGCTCCAGGTGTTATCCAGGTGaccagaggggctgcaggtgctcacctggagaagagaaggctccagtggctctgagctgcagctctggggatgctcACAGGAGGCCTTGGCACCCTTTGTGTGCTGCCACCAGTGCCTGGAACGAggactgtccccagcagggGACCTGGGCTGTGGGACAGCCACGGATCTGTGCcctccagaggggctggggctgctccagggcagcaaATCCACGGGAAATTGGGATTCTTGTGGCTTTAGGGTGTCCTGGCCACTGCCCAGCACGAGATGTCTCCCCTGGCTGTGAGTAA
- the PGC gene encoding gastricsin, translating to MKWLPVVLACLQLVEGAVRISLKKGLSIRDKMRTAGVLDDFLKHIKYDPVKKYQPSQGSVVRQPITNHLDSSYFGEISIGEPPQKFLVLFDTGSSNLWVPSTDCKSPACFNHAKFQPSGSATFTPSDQSHTVSYGSGSVTIALGYDTLRIQSITVTNQEFGLSQDEPTQPFYFADFDGILGMAFPSLAVGGMATALEGMLEQDQLAEPIFSFYFSRQPTYEYGGELILGGIDPQLFQGDITWAPVAQKLYWQVALEEFAIGQSGSSWCSQGCQAIVDTGTFLLTVPQEYLESILQAVGAQETSYGYAVDCNDTQSLPPITFSIGGTQLPLSPSTYVLNSNGYCTLGIEVTYLPSEDGQPLWILGNVFLKEYYTIFDMANNRVGFALSV from the exons ATGAAGTGGCTCCCGGTGGTCCTGGCGTGCCTGCAGCTGGTGGAAGGGGCGGTGAG GATCAGTCTGAAGAAAGGCCTGTCCATCAGGGACAAGATGAGGACAGCTGGGGTGCTGGATGATTTCCTGAAGCACATTAAATACGATCCAGTGAAGAAAtaccagcccagccagggctctgtggtgAGGCAGCCCATAACCAACCACCTGGAT tCCTCCTATTTTGGGGAGATCAGCATCGGggaacccccccaaaaattttTGGTGCTTTTCGACACTGGCTCCTCCAACCTGTGGGTGCCCTCCACGGACTGCAAGAGTCCTGCTTGCT TCAACCACGCCAAGTTCCAGCCCAGTGGCTCGGCCACCTTCACCCCCAGTGACCAGTCCCACACCGTGTCCTACGGCAGCGGCTCCGTCACCATCGCGCTGGGCTACGACACGCTCAGG ATCCAGAGCATCACAGTCACCAACCAGGAGTTTGGGCTCAGCCAGGACGAGCCCACCCAGCCTTTCTACTTCGCTGATTTCGATGGGATCCTGGGCATGGCCTTCCcctccctggcagtgggagggatggccacagctctggaggggatgctggagcaggacCAGCTCGCTGAGCCCATCTTCAGCTTTTACTTCTCACG ccaGCCCACCTATGAGTATGGGGGAGAGCTCATCCTCGGGGGCATCGACCCTCAGCTCTTCCAGGGTGACATCACCTGGGCACCGGTGGCACAGAAGCTCTACTGGCAGGTGGCACTTGAGGA GTTTGCCATCGGGCAGTCGgggagcagctggtgcagccagggctgccaggccATCGTGGACACGGGGACATTCCTGCTGACTGTGCCCCAGGAGTACCTGGAGAGCAtcctgcaggctgtgggagCCCAGGAGACCAGCTATGGG TACGCCGTGGACTGCAATGACACCCAGAGCCTGCCCCCCATCACCTTCAGCATCGGCGGCACCCAGCTCCCGCTGTCCCCCTCCACCTACGTCCTGAAT AGCAATGGTTACTGCACCCTGGGCATCGAGGTCACCTACCTGCCCTCCGAGGACGGGCAGCCCCTCTGGATCCTGGGGAATGTTTTCCTGAAGGAATATTACACCATCTTCGACATGGCCAACAACCGTGTGGGCTTTGCCCTGTCTGTCTAG